TTTTGTACAATGGTAGTTGATTTTTCATTACCAAACCATTTAACTGTAGCTCGGTCATCTTCAAAGCTGATAATTTTCCCGGGCCAAGAGGGGTTATTCTTAGATGGGCCCCACACTAAATCTCCTATCATAAAATTGGTTTCCCTTTCTTTTTCAACTTTCTGATCAGACTCTGAGAATGAAAACAATTTCGCTTTACAATTGTGACGACAGTTAGGACAAAAGGTAGCGCCTGTTCAGAAGGAAATGAGATGATGGAGATGTTGGAAAAAGCCTCTAACGGAAAAAAGTTCACCCTCCTCTGTCCGTGTTTTTTATGTACAAGTATCGTTGTTTTAGTAAGCCACACCGTTCTTTTTTCGTCGATAATTTCATATGGTTCAGCCGAAAGTTATGCCCTTGATAGACATCTACATAGTTCAATAACTACAGAAAATACTAACACCAAAATTGTTACAAAAATAAGCTACAAAAAACAACACTTCACAATAAGTACCAAAACCCAAACTAATTGTATACTGTTATAAGCAAACTATGAAAGAAACACGTAAATTTCAATATAGGAGAAAGTTATGTAAGCAAGATTTACTTATTAACATTTCCACATACATTCTCGATTATTGAAGCACAACAAAGCATGCAGGATGATCGGGTTATCTAACGTATTACAGAAGAAAATGATGCGTGAAACAGAAAATGAATAGATGAGTCAAGTAGCGATAAATATGAAGTCAACCTGACTCACCTTCTTCTTCAAAATGCAGCTGCCTTGTCTCCATGACTAGTAAGGTATCACTGCTCTTGCGCTTCTCAGAATGCCTCGAACTAACAACTGATTCGTCTGCTTTCATCTGGTCTGCCACAAAATGTACCCCTGCCACCATTGTTGAGGATTCAGCGTATGCAAAATGGGTCGGGTTATTCTTCTTCGTCAGGTAATGAATCTGGTCATTGGTTACTTCCGCGTAGTCATGCTTTTGACCTGTCATCACCTGGGTTCTGAAGCATTCGTTGTCTGAGCTTTGTGGGTTGAAATCTGCTGAATCTGGTTCGCTGCTGGATATACAGTGAACCATTGCCTGTGGAAAATAGCTTTGCATTAGCGGATAGTCTTTTTTTCGACTCCATTTCTTTTTGATGTTAAGGAGGAGGAAATTGATTATAAATTGAGTTGAAAGAGGAAACTACTGTGAGAATCAACGGTACTTACCATAGATTGGTGTCTTCCTTGGATGGTAACATCGTTGAAACTAGCAGAGCAATTGGAAGGTGCAGGGGAAAGGCCGTCATCAGTACTGCCAGAATGAGTGGTGGTATCTACAGTAGGTGGACTCTGTCCCCCTAAAGCTAGAGGGCTATGAGTCGTCGTATCTGGCGGGCTTCCAGCAGAAACTGTTGAGGTTTGACAGAATGTGTTGGTAGTTACAGCTTGAGACTGATTTGTAGCAGTTTGGGTAGACACAGAATTCCTTAGACCACTCTGAGGGCATTCTTTAATCAAAACGGGATGCATCTGTTGCTTATTATCGTTTGAGCTTATCAGAAAGTTATGATCTACGTTCAAAGTTGTGGTTCTCTGCATATTCTGCTGGTTTTGTTGGGGCTGATTATTAGAAACCATGGTTGTTTGTTGCTGTACTATCGTGGTATTTTGCTGAACATACGTGGTGTTCTGATTGGAATTCGAACCGGATATGTTACCTCCAGGGTTACACGGTACCATAAGAGTCTGACCCATCTGATTACACTGGATGTATTCTTGTTGAGGAGCTTGTTGAGAACGCATCTGTTGTGCTGGACTGCTGAATGTGACCTGCTGCGAAGGACTAACACTAGCAACAAGGGGACTCAACTGGCCACTGAACTGTGCACCGTTCACCACGAATTGTCCACCATTCGGCGACAAAAATTGCGCACCAGGACTATGCTGCTGCTGAATGATCTTTCCTTGCGTTGGATTCGGAGTCCGGATCACCATACCCGCAGGACCAGCTGCTATGATATTTTGCGATCCATTGAACACACCGCTGTTCTGCACAGGTGTAAGGATATTCTGCCCGTTGACGTTCTGTAGCTGCAGCTGCATACCGATGTTGGAAGTATCTTGCAATAAAGTAGCTGTACCATCTGGATTCATCACCATACCACCAAGATTCGGAACAATGAATTGCTGTATTGTTGGGAAATTCTGCATAACCCCGGTACCACCGTTTATTAGATTGACTGGCTGCAAAAGATTGATTTGTTGCGTAGGTTGTGAATTGGTTATGAGCTGCTGCGTGCCTATATTAGCTTGCCCATTCATAACAATCTGCGCAGGACCTCCGTTCTTGCTGGGAACGATAGTTAAGGCTTGCATAACAGGGCCTGTTATGCTTTGAGGACTATGGGCCATCTGAATCTGCTGCGGAAAACTCTGTTGCTGCATCACCATACCTGAATTTTGCTGAGCGGCAATTTGCAGCATTCCAGCCACAGTTTGAGGTGGTAGTTTCCTCTTTTTGCCCTTCTTCTTACTTTCAGGAGACAACATACCTTGTCCGCGCCTAGCATCGTTCGTCTCTATTTGAACCTGTTGTTGTAAAACATTTCCGGTAACAATTTGTGGTATCTGCATATTTTGACCGACAGTCACTCCATCCATCGTCATGGTAACTCCAGGCTGAAGAACAAAGGGTGTTGGAAGCGCGTTCACGAGTACAGTTTGTTGTCCTAACATCTGTTGCGCAACTGCTGGTATCATTTGAGTTACCGCCGCAGTCACATTGGTAATCATTGGTGAGGCCGATATTGGAGGCATTGGTGAATGATTCGCTACTAGTTTCGGAGGTGGTGGAGGCATAACATTCGTCTGACAATTTCCTGTATTAGCCATGATGAGTTGTCCACCGGAAGAAACCAAAATGTGACCAGGAGGAAGCGTTGGTTTGACTATTGTAGGCGAAACCTGCGCATTTGAATGACTCATGGATGATGTATGCTGAGTTTGGGGAACCTGAATGCTACTAACTACACTTTGTACCATTTCTAAAGGTGATTTGGATACGTTCACTGTAACTGGTTGGTTCTGAATCACGTTTTGGCCTTGGATGGAAGAAGGTGGTGATGGATTATTGACACTTTGGGGACTATTGATGGATACTGTAGCTGTGTTAGCCCGGCCTGCCAGCACCGACGTGATTGTATTGCTTCCTACAGTCCTTCCACTAGCCATGGTGGTCACTATCCCTGATATGAATGGTCCTCTAGACGTCTGCATATCTTGCTGGTGAACACTGGTATTCACATAATATTCGGGTCTTGGTGGGGGGCCTGTGCTATACCCTTGTCCGTCCTTGATAGGATTCATCTGTATTTGTTGCATATTTGTATTGCCACTTGAAGAATACACAATGTAGTTCTGACCAGTTTGGGAATCCGAGATCCTTTGGACCATATAGGGCTGAGAATTTGGATTCTGTTGAGGGTGGTTCTGAGGATGATTCGGCTGTTGATGATGTTGATTTTGCATTTGTTGCTGATGGATATTGGGAACTTGAAACTGATTTTGAATCTGCTGGGTGGGAGTCGGGGGAGTTGGTGTGACAGGATGCTGATTTGGTGTGTAAGGACTGGGAGTATGAGGATTTGGAGTGTTAGGCGTGTTCGGATTAGGAGTCATGGAAGATGGTGTATGTGAATTAGGAGTAGGAGGCCCAGAATGAAGACCATCAATTGGAGAAACATTGCTGGTACTGACGGTTCCACCCTGAATAGGTCTACTATCCGGCGAGTTCTGGACGCTTTGTTTGTCCGAGAAGGTTGATGATGTTACATCTTCTATTCCTCCTGAAGAACTCGGGGTTCCAGGTTGGCTATTTGGTCTGGAATACTGTAGTATTTTCTGACCCTGATTATTAATTTGTTCCCTTATGATATACTGTTGACTGGCATTCATGCTATCTGCTATACATCCTTGGCACTGTACATATTGCTGTTGCTGCTGCTTCTGTTCATTCACATTCGCAACAGCACTACTGTCAGGTACACCCTGAGTAACGGTCTGGCCGAATTGTTGTTGCATAATATTCTGCATTTGTTGCGACTGTTGTTGACTTTTGATCGCATCTACATTCTGGTGAGGGGTTGGTTTTTGAGACATACTTTGATTTTGCTTCATCTGCATCATCACATTACTTGGTAAAGGCACCTCATTGTTTTGACTACTTGTAATTGATATTATGTTAGTGTTATGTGTTGGATGTACAGAAGAAGTTGGACTGTTGCAAGCATATCCTGCACAAGGATTGGCacctgaaaataaaatgaatgaatatctATTTCTAAGTTTCAAGAAAAGTTTATCATTACCTGTCTGCCTGTTGATGGTGTTGTTCAGTAAAGCAGTTTGTTGCGCCAAGTACCCGCTGGGATCTTCCATGAAAGAAGGAACAGGATTACTCTGACTGGCTGGAGGTAGTTGATTCAAAATGACGCCTCTATCATTTTCACCAGGAATTTGCCTGATATCCACATTGGGACAAGGGGATTGTGTTGTTTGGCATTCCATGACGAAAGCACGATTTTTCGAAATCTTGCTgagtttcatttttttcttcttcacttCTTCCTGCCACATCATTGAGGATCCAGGGTGTTGGTGCAGAGGAGGCACTCTCTCGTAAACATTCGATAGCGGCATCTGTTGTTGCTGTTGTTGGTTCGACTGGCTGACTGGAGTAGGAATTCTATTTTGCCACTGCATTTTTTGATGGTTAGGATTCATCATCATTTGTTGTTGCATCATTTGACCTTGGTGGTTGAGAACCTGGGGTCTGAATCCATTCATCGCTGGATTATTTGGAGGTATGATAGGCCGCACAGATTTAGATGGATCGTACTGAGGCATTTGTGGATACATGGAGGGCTGGTTGTTGTAGAACTGTTGATGTCCGATTCTCTGCTGAACGTCCATTGGCCTTTGCTGGCTGTCCATTCCTACTGGCATAACCTGCATTGGTCGCCCAGGACCGCTCGGTTCATTCGGTTGACTATTTACATAAACCCTCTGCTGAGTTTGCGGATGGTTGTGTGCCATGAACTGGGCGGGTTTTTGACCTTGAAACACGCCCATATTGTTCTGACTGTGAATGACAGCATGTTGCTGGGGTGGAATTGATTTCTGCATGTTTATAATCTGACCATTCGGAGTCATCACATGCTGGTGATGCACATGAATATTGGGATTATCACTGGAAGGCTGCCGATGCTGGTTAGGAACTTGATCAGTTTGTTGTGATATGTTTGGAGGCATGGGTTGATGGGTTGAAGCGCTACTCTCTCCGTTATGTGGTCCATCGTTTGAATCTTGACCCGGATATCTGGGCAGATGCATGTTGTTTGGATATGCTTGAAGCCTGTTGTTCAGCTGCATCTGTTGTTGCTGATGCTGTTGTTGTTGATGTGATGCCCAAACCtggagaataatattttttagaatTAGAGGTTGCAAAAAGTGAgtcttgaattttcaacttATGAAAGACAACATATGCTCACCTGTTGATTGACTTGTTGGTTCGTTGCGCCATCTTTGACGAAATTCTGTTGACCCATGCCGAGTTTCTCCCGCTGGGCCAATATTTGGGACACTGAAATTCCTCCACAATATGGCATGTCGATTCTTCTCTTTTTTCTCTTGACATTGTAAtctgaaattgataaaaataattaaagaCACAAATAATGTTATGTTAGCTCTCACACACTTTTTATGATGGAAATTTGATGTTTTCAGTGAGCAATAATAACGGTATAATCTGAAGAATAATCTTTTAAGACACTGTCATAAGAAGATGTAACCATGAAATATGTTGCTTTGTGAAAATTGTTGATGTGATACAACAAAgtttcaataatgaaaaattgaaataatacatGATTTAGCAAATACATCATCCCGTTTGATCAAAGGATATCATTGCAGGACTGAATGTCAGAGCTCCACCAGttctattatttttttctttgccTAATATTGCAGGATTCAGCTGAATTGTTCGTCGCTGAAGAGTATAACGAACAGAGGAATAATATAGGATGCAGAATCTGGATAACATTCACAGACGTAAAATGCAGACAATCcaattttaaaacaaattgaATTACCTCGTTCTCGACGTTATATGGTCGGTACGCTGAAAATGTTCCCGCTGCATATATGGATTAATAAATTTCATTCCATTCTACATAGTTACACGTGAGGGCTCTTTCATTCGCGACGTTAGAGGGATTTTTATTTTATCCAGCTCTGTTATTACGAATGGCTTCTTCGGAATGACGATGGAAATAAAATTCAGCTCTGATGCAATTTGAGTATTACGTAGTTGGCTTCAGTTCACGTAATTGATGAGACAACCATGATATTTGGGTAAAGCAAGGCATATATTAATGTTCTTTTATCTTTTGAACGTCGTGTTCGAATTATATAAAATGTTCTCTTTTCTGTCTTTGAAGCGAATGAAATTTACAGAATACCTATACCAGAAGAAGTAGATTCAACACAGGTCGATTCACTAAGCCTTCTTCAACCTTTTCACCAAGATATACCTAATTAGTTTTTTACAGTAATAGTTCACTAATCGGTAGTTCCAATCATTCGTTGTTCCAGAGACAGTTAGCTCAAATGACCCATGGTTCCAATAACTATAGCAGTTTTCAAGAGAGTGatttaaaaaattaattaaccGTAAGATATATCGAGAAAAAATGTTCAATAGACATTATTTATAAATTGTTATTCACCAGGAATACTACGAAACTGCATTGACATGCGAGAACTACCCGACAGACGTATTGAGATGCATCAGATATTACCGTATAGGATAATCAAGAACTGAGGGAAACCATAAAAAGCTGTTTCCATCGCCGTCTATATTGAGTATGATTATTATTATGGAGCATCTGCTACCTAAGGTAATGACGTTCAATTTGCACCATTAACCGAATGGTATATCCAAGGGACAGATCTGCCATTCGTCATCAAGTTCGATAATGATGCAAATTGCTCCATCAGCGAGTTTTTTGCTGTCTGTTGGGTGTCTGATGATCCAGTCGAAGAACTGATGATTGTGGAGATAGAAAGTTTTGACACAAAGCTAGGCATGATTTGAAGAAATCTTGTAACAACTCAAGATGGAATTGATCCTTTGGCAAGATGCACCAATATTAATACTAACTGCAAGAGTTAAAGCACCAGGTTCTGGCTCTCATGGGTGGTCACTGTTGGATAACGGCAATAAAATTGGTGATACGGTACAGTACGGCCCA
The window above is part of the Coccinella septempunctata chromosome 8, icCocSept1.1, whole genome shotgun sequence genome. Proteins encoded here:
- the LOC123318887 gene encoding nuclear receptor coactivator 6-like isoform X2, whose product is MAGKPELSASAGVQNVVVYVSNDNFAQAYAVGQQNVPQGNHPSIQNGIYPNPPHSMAPVVGPTKCCSQTGKPNTLKPPDYATGQVINGSEHQQQGYYTEVLSQNGFSQPIINNVNYANNAIINQVKNYNSGSSDVLSGDRQTGPGRPECDREAPYVDSSYITVIGGECPSQSVRCDSVRSDAAESSCSSSSTDEGIVMVQNPAPEMVVYDSSVSVRPGGVVLAVGPSSVQQQTASPLVGTSFHNHQSTFVTVPFGWKRLLNNGNIIYISPSNTALSSPEQIKEYLLSSGTCKCGLECHFKYDNVFNFDPKVSSKPWSFPPDTNIGDLKLCNHKRKIMSMAALECKQMDPNIKLRKDYNVKRKKRRIDMPYCGGISVSQILAQREKLGMGQQNFVKDGATNQQVNQQVWASHQQQQHQQQQMQLNNRLQAYPNNMHLPRYPGQDSNDGPHNGESSASTHQPMPPNISQQTDQVPNQHRQPSSDNPNIHVHHQHVMTPNGQIINMQKSIPPQQHAVIHSQNNMGVFQGQKPAQFMAHNHPQTQQRVYVNSQPNEPSGPGRPMQVMPVGMDSQQRPMDVQQRIGHQQFYNNQPSMYPQMPQYDPSKSVRPIIPPNNPAMNGFRPQVLNHQGQMMQQQMMMNPNHQKMQWQNRIPTPVSQSNQQQQQQMPLSNVYERVPPLHQHPGSSMMWQEEVKKKKMKLSKISKNRAFVMECQTTQSPCPNVDIRQIPGENDRGVILNQLPPASQSNPVPSFMEDPSGYLAQQTALLNNTINRQTGANPCAGYACNSPTSSVHPTHNTNIISITSSQNNEVPLPSNVMMQMKQNQSMSQKPTPHQNVDAIKSQQQSQQMQNIMQQQFGQTVTQGVPDSSAVANVNEQKQQQQQYVQCQGCIADSMNASQQYIIREQINNQGQKILQYSRPNSQPGTPSSSGGIEDVTSSTFSDKQSVQNSPDSRPIQGGTVSTSNVSPIDGLHSGPPTPNSHTPSSMTPNPNTPNTPNPHTPSPYTPNQHPVTPTPPTPTQQIQNQFQVPNIHQQQMQNQHHQQPNHPQNHPQQNPNSQPYMVQRISDSQTGQNYIVYSSSGNTNMQQIQMNPIKDGQGYSTGPPPRPEYYVNTSVHQQDMQTSRGPFISGIVTTMASGRTVGSNTITSVLAGRANTATVSINSPQSVNNPSPPSSIQGQNVIQNQPVTVNVSKSPLEMVQSVVSSIQVPQTQHTSSMSHSNAQVSPTIVKPTLPPGHILVSSGGQLIMANTGNCQTNVMPPPPPKLVANHSPMPPISASPMITNVTAAVTQMIPAVAQQMLGQQTVLVNALPTPFVLQPGVTMTMDGVTVGQNMQIPQIVTGNVLQQQVQIETNDARRGQGMLSPESKKKGKKRKLPPQTVAGMLQIAAQQNSGMVMQQQSFPQQIQMAHSPQSITGPVMQALTIVPSKNGGPAQIVMNGQANIGTQQLITNSQPTQQINLLQPVNLINGGTGVMQNFPTIQQFIVPNLGGMVMNPDGTATLLQDTSNIGMQLQLQNVNGQNILTPVQNSGVFNGSQNIIAAGPAGMVIRTPNPTQGKIIQQQHSPGAQFLSPNGGQFVVNGAQFSGQLSPLVASVSPSQQVTFSSPAQQMRSQQAPQQEYIQCNQMGQTLMVPCNPGGNISGSNSNQNTTYVQQNTTIVQQQTTMVSNNQPQQNQQNMQRTTTLNVDHNFLISSNDNKQQMHPVLIKECPQSGLRNSVSTQTATNQSQAVTTNTFCQTSTVSAGSPPDTTTHSPLALGGQSPPTVDTTTHSGSTDDGLSPAPSNCSASFNDVTIQGRHQSMAMVHCISSSEPDSADFNPQSSDNECFRTQVMTGQKHDYAEVTNDQIHYLTKKNNPTHFAYAESSTMVAGVHFVADQMKADESVVSSRHSEKRKSSDTLLVMETRQLHFEEEEAAN
- the LOC123318887 gene encoding nuclear receptor coactivator 6-like isoform X3, which translates into the protein MPYCGGISVSQILAQREKLGMGQQNFVKDGATNQQVNQQVWASHQQQQHQQQQMQLNNRLQAYPNNMHLPRYPGQDSNDGPHNGESSASTHQPMPPNISQQTDQVPNQHRQPSSDNPNIHVHHQHVMTPNGQIINMQKSIPPQQHAVIHSQNNMGVFQGQKPAQFMAHNHPQTQQRVYVNSQPNEPSGPGRPMQVMPVGMDSQQRPMDVQQRIGHQQFYNNQPSMYPQMPQYDPSKSVRPIIPPNNPAMNGFRPQVLNHQGQMMQQQMMMNPNHQKMQWQNRIPTPVSQSNQQQQQQMPLSNVYERVPPLHQHPGSSMMWQEEVKKKKMKLSKISKNRAFVMECQTTQSPCPNVDIRQIPGENDRGVILNQLPPASQSNPVPSFMEDPSGYLAQQTALLNNTINRQTGANPCAGYACNSPTSSVHPTHNTNIISITSSQNNEVPLPSNVMMQMKQNQSMSQKPTPHQNVDAIKSQQQSQQMQNIMQQQFGQTVTQGVPDSSAVANVNEQKQQQQQYVQCQGCIADSMNASQQYIIREQINNQGQKILQYSRPNSQPGTPSSSGGIEDVTSSTFSDKQSVQNSPDSRPIQGGTVSTSNVSPIDGLHSGPPTPNSHTPSSMTPNPNTPNTPNPHTPSPYTPNQHPVTPTPPTPTQQIQNQFQVPNIHQQQMQNQHHQQPNHPQNHPQQNPNSQPYMVQRISDSQTGQNYIVYSSSGNTNMQQIQMNPIKDGQGYSTGPPPRPEYYVNTSVHQQDMQTSRGPFISGIVTTMASGRTVGSNTITSVLAGRANTATVSINSPQSVNNPSPPSSIQGQNVIQNQPVTVNVSKSPLEMVQSVVSSIQVPQTQHTSSMSHSNAQVSPTIVKPTLPPGHILVSSGGQLIMANTGNCQTNVMPPPPPKLVANHSPMPPISASPMITNVTAAVTQMIPAVAQQMLGQQTVLVNALPTPFVLQPGVTMTMDGVTVGQNMQIPQIVTGNVLQQQVQIETNDARRGQGMLSPESKKKGKKRKLPPQTVAGMLQIAAQQNSGMVMQQQSFPQQIQMAHSPQSITGPVMQALTIVPSKNGGPAQIVMNGQANIGTQQLITNSQPTQQINLLQPVNLINGGTGVMQNFPTIQQFIVPNLGGMVMNPDGTATLLQDTSNIGMQLQLQNVNGQNILTPVQNSGVFNGSQNIIAAGPAGMVIRTPNPTQGKIIQQQHSPGAQFLSPNGGQFVVNGAQFSGQLSPLVASVSPSQQVTFSSPAQQMRSQQAPQQEYIQCNQMGQTLMVPCNPGGNISGSNSNQNTTYVQQNTTIVQQQTTMVSNNQPQQNQQNMQRTTTLNVDHNFLISSNDNKQQMHPVLIKECPQSGLRNSVSTQTATNQSQAVTTNTFCQTSTVSAGSPPDTTTHSPLALGGQSPPTVDTTTHSGSTDDGLSPAPSNCSASFNDVTIQGRHQSMAMVHCISSSEPDSADFNPQSSDNECFRTQVMTGQKHDYAEVTNDQIHYLTKKNNPTHFAYAESSTMVAGVHFVADQMKADESVVSSRHSEKRKSSDTLLVMETRQLHFEEEESDQKVEKERETNFMIGDLVWGPSKNNPSWPGKIISFEDDRATVKWFGNEKSTTIVQKSSLQSLSEGLEAHHRARKNLRTSRKLNSQLENAIQEAMSELDKELAKEKNSSTGSLKPTYPKKETSRKNFIGRLRSSQK
- the LOC123318887 gene encoding methyl-CpG-binding domain protein 5-like isoform X1, encoding MAGKPELSASAGVQNVVVYVSNDNFAQAYAVGQQNVPQGNHPSIQNGIYPNPPHSMAPVVGPTKCCSQTGKPNTLKPPDYATGQVINGSEHQQQGYYTEVLSQNGFSQPIINNVNYANNAIINQVKNYNSGSSDVLSGDRQTGPGRPECDREAPYVDSSYITVIGGECPSQSVRCDSVRSDAAESSCSSSSTDEGIVMVQNPAPEMVVYDSSVSVRPGGVVLAVGPSSVQQQTASPLVGTSFHNHQSTFVTVPFGWKRLLNNGNIIYISPSNTALSSPEQIKEYLLSSGTCKCGLECHFKYDNVFNFDPKVSSKPWSFPPDTNIGDLKLCNHKRKIMSMAALECKQMDPNIKLRKDYNVKRKKRRIDMPYCGGISVSQILAQREKLGMGQQNFVKDGATNQQVNQQVWASHQQQQHQQQQMQLNNRLQAYPNNMHLPRYPGQDSNDGPHNGESSASTHQPMPPNISQQTDQVPNQHRQPSSDNPNIHVHHQHVMTPNGQIINMQKSIPPQQHAVIHSQNNMGVFQGQKPAQFMAHNHPQTQQRVYVNSQPNEPSGPGRPMQVMPVGMDSQQRPMDVQQRIGHQQFYNNQPSMYPQMPQYDPSKSVRPIIPPNNPAMNGFRPQVLNHQGQMMQQQMMMNPNHQKMQWQNRIPTPVSQSNQQQQQQMPLSNVYERVPPLHQHPGSSMMWQEEVKKKKMKLSKISKNRAFVMECQTTQSPCPNVDIRQIPGENDRGVILNQLPPASQSNPVPSFMEDPSGYLAQQTALLNNTINRQTGANPCAGYACNSPTSSVHPTHNTNIISITSSQNNEVPLPSNVMMQMKQNQSMSQKPTPHQNVDAIKSQQQSQQMQNIMQQQFGQTVTQGVPDSSAVANVNEQKQQQQQYVQCQGCIADSMNASQQYIIREQINNQGQKILQYSRPNSQPGTPSSSGGIEDVTSSTFSDKQSVQNSPDSRPIQGGTVSTSNVSPIDGLHSGPPTPNSHTPSSMTPNPNTPNTPNPHTPSPYTPNQHPVTPTPPTPTQQIQNQFQVPNIHQQQMQNQHHQQPNHPQNHPQQNPNSQPYMVQRISDSQTGQNYIVYSSSGNTNMQQIQMNPIKDGQGYSTGPPPRPEYYVNTSVHQQDMQTSRGPFISGIVTTMASGRTVGSNTITSVLAGRANTATVSINSPQSVNNPSPPSSIQGQNVIQNQPVTVNVSKSPLEMVQSVVSSIQVPQTQHTSSMSHSNAQVSPTIVKPTLPPGHILVSSGGQLIMANTGNCQTNVMPPPPPKLVANHSPMPPISASPMITNVTAAVTQMIPAVAQQMLGQQTVLVNALPTPFVLQPGVTMTMDGVTVGQNMQIPQIVTGNVLQQQVQIETNDARRGQGMLSPESKKKGKKRKLPPQTVAGMLQIAAQQNSGMVMQQQSFPQQIQMAHSPQSITGPVMQALTIVPSKNGGPAQIVMNGQANIGTQQLITNSQPTQQINLLQPVNLINGGTGVMQNFPTIQQFIVPNLGGMVMNPDGTATLLQDTSNIGMQLQLQNVNGQNILTPVQNSGVFNGSQNIIAAGPAGMVIRTPNPTQGKIIQQQHSPGAQFLSPNGGQFVVNGAQFSGQLSPLVASVSPSQQVTFSSPAQQMRSQQAPQQEYIQCNQMGQTLMVPCNPGGNISGSNSNQNTTYVQQNTTIVQQQTTMVSNNQPQQNQQNMQRTTTLNVDHNFLISSNDNKQQMHPVLIKECPQSGLRNSVSTQTATNQSQAVTTNTFCQTSTVSAGSPPDTTTHSPLALGGQSPPTVDTTTHSGSTDDGLSPAPSNCSASFNDVTIQGRHQSMAMVHCISSSEPDSADFNPQSSDNECFRTQVMTGQKHDYAEVTNDQIHYLTKKNNPTHFAYAESSTMVAGVHFVADQMKADESVVSSRHSEKRKSSDTLLVMETRQLHFEEEESDQKVEKERETNFMIGDLVWGPSKNNPSWPGKIISFEDDRATVKWFGNEKSTTIVQKSSLQSLSEGLEAHHRARKNLRTSRKLNSQLENAIQEAMSELDKELAKEKNSSTGSLKPTYPKKETSRKNFIGRLRSSQK